The Flavobacterium commune genome contains a region encoding:
- a CDS encoding TolC family protein, whose protein sequence is MINKTLTLILVLLGYLGYSQSKLDGYIEVALKNNEVIKQHNFDINKSMWALKEARSLFYPTVSLNGSYTKAEGGRTINIPIGDMLNPVYNTLNQITNSNAFPTLENQSVLINPDNFYDAKIHTTMPLLNFEIIYNKRIKTQQTTLQKIELEIYQRELIKDIKIAYYKYLQSLEGIKIYEDALALVTENQRVNHSLFKNDKINRTAVLRSDNEVIRISANLETAKQVSNNARAYFNFLLNQKLDTQIMIDENNKNLPSALVEGNTENREELKKLEQVKELNENISKLTKSHWFPTLSGFADFGIQDFDFDVNKDSRYYFAGLGLEWNIFSGNKNKYKLKQVEQDTKKISSQIDNVKQQLLLQFQVTQNNLKSALEQFHADKNQKESAKKYNDDITKLYKEGQAIYIELLDAQNQWVNAQLNANISLYNSWIAFAEMERANATFTFN, encoded by the coding sequence ATGATAAACAAAACACTAACTCTGATACTGGTCTTGCTTGGATATCTAGGATATTCACAAAGTAAGCTTGACGGCTATATTGAAGTCGCACTAAAAAATAATGAAGTAATAAAGCAACATAACTTTGATATCAACAAAAGTATGTGGGCCTTAAAGGAAGCACGTTCCTTGTTCTACCCTACCGTTTCCTTAAATGGAAGTTATACCAAGGCAGAAGGCGGAAGAACAATTAACATTCCTATAGGTGATATGCTAAATCCGGTATATAACACCTTGAATCAAATTACAAATTCCAATGCTTTTCCAACTTTAGAAAATCAGTCTGTACTTATTAATCCAGATAATTTCTATGATGCAAAAATTCATACTACAATGCCTTTACTGAATTTTGAAATTATCTATAATAAAAGGATTAAAACCCAGCAAACGACTTTACAAAAAATAGAATTGGAAATCTACCAACGAGAATTGATTAAGGATATAAAAATTGCCTATTACAAATATTTACAATCGTTAGAGGGAATTAAAATATACGAAGATGCTTTGGCACTGGTTACCGAAAACCAAAGGGTCAACCATTCCTTATTTAAGAATGACAAAATAAACCGTACAGCAGTCTTACGAAGTGATAATGAAGTCATTCGTATTTCAGCCAATTTAGAAACTGCAAAACAAGTTAGCAACAATGCCAGAGCCTATTTTAATTTCCTGCTCAACCAAAAACTCGATACACAAATCATGATTGATGAAAATAATAAAAACCTTCCTAGTGCATTGGTCGAAGGAAATACAGAGAACAGAGAAGAATTAAAAAAATTGGAACAAGTAAAAGAATTAAACGAGAACATTAGTAAACTCACAAAATCACATTGGTTTCCAACTTTAAGCGGTTTTGCCGATTTTGGTATTCAGGATTTTGATTTTGATGTGAACAAAGATTCACGCTATTATTTTGCTGGTTTAGGTTTAGAATGGAACATCTTTTCAGGGAACAAAAACAAATACAAACTCAAACAAGTTGAACAGGATACAAAAAAAATCAGTTCACAGATTGACAATGTAAAGCAACAATTATTGCTTCAGTTTCAGGTTACGCAAAATAATTTAAAATCGGCTTTAGAGCAATTCCATGCTGATAAAAATCAAAAAGAATCAGCAAAAAAATACAATGATGATATAACTAAGCTTTACAAAGAAGGACAGGCTATCTACATTGAACTTCTGGATGCACAAAACCAATGGGTAAATGCCCAGCTCAATGCAAATATCTCTCTTTATAATTCCTGGATCGCTTTCGCAGAAATGGAAAGAGCCAATGCCACTTTTACTTTTAATTAA
- a CDS encoding TetR/AcrR family transcriptional regulator, whose protein sequence is MNVVQKIYIHLQKNLLVMSVADRKAREKEALRSLILKGAKKLFLEKGIEQTTIRNIADEIDYSVGTVYVYFKDKNAILHDLHSIGFQELGGYFKELFSIENPMERLRKMGFIYIKFALENQEMYDLMFNVKAPMEFLENSNNDDWDEGAVTFGHVKQTIKECIDKGHFVGHNVEPLSFMVWSLVHGMCCLQIRQRITGVKFSNPDTILFDGYNEYLKIIEKL, encoded by the coding sequence ATGAACGTTGTTCAAAAAATATACATACATTTGCAAAAGAATTTATTAGTTATGAGTGTAGCAGATAGAAAAGCAAGAGAAAAAGAAGCATTAAGAAGCCTTATTCTAAAAGGAGCAAAAAAGCTTTTTTTGGAAAAAGGAATTGAACAAACGACTATTAGAAACATTGCCGATGAAATAGATTATAGCGTTGGTACTGTATATGTCTATTTTAAAGATAAAAATGCGATTTTACATGACCTCCATTCCATAGGATTTCAGGAATTAGGCGGATACTTTAAGGAATTGTTTAGTATAGAAAACCCAATGGAACGACTTCGAAAAATGGGATTTATCTATATCAAATTTGCACTGGAAAATCAAGAAATGTATGATTTGATGTTTAATGTTAAAGCACCTATGGAATTTTTGGAAAACTCCAATAATGACGATTGGGACGAGGGAGCAGTCACGTTTGGTCACGTTAAGCAAACAATTAAAGAATGCATCGATAAAGGGCATTTCGTAGGACATAATGTAGAACCCCTTTCGTTTATGGTATGGAGTTTAGTACACGGTATGTGCTGTCTCCAAATTCGTCAGAGAATCACAGGTGTAAAATTTTCTAATCCCGATACAATTCTGTTTGACGGGTACAATGAATATTTAAAAATAATAGAAAAATTATAA
- a CDS encoding GDSL-type esterase/lipase family protein translates to MKKLFQVLFLIALSCSTLGQSLPLATEKLSKLYPTKKSVSLYHNDWTQKYYPKRIQEFKKEPLEFGEIVFIGNSITEGGKDWSVRFGIDHIRNRGIAGDVTDGVLKRLDEIIYFKPKAVFILIGINDLFSLHHNEDNRALKYDKVVPSPEYIGENILKIAKKIHRKSPVTKIYVRTLLPSRREYIKEDILTVNKIIKKNEAKGCYEVIDLYSQFVDAQGELPAELTKDGIHLNDKGYAKWINFEKPIIERL, encoded by the coding sequence ATGAAGAAATTATTTCAAGTCTTATTTTTGATTGCATTGAGCTGCAGTACTCTTGGACAATCATTACCGCTTGCAACAGAGAAATTGTCAAAATTATATCCAACAAAAAAGAGCGTATCTCTTTATCATAACGATTGGACACAAAAATATTACCCAAAACGTATTCAAGAGTTTAAAAAGGAACCGCTGGAGTTTGGAGAAATTGTGTTTATTGGCAATAGCATTACAGAAGGAGGAAAGGATTGGAGTGTAAGATTTGGGATAGATCATATTCGGAACCGTGGAATTGCCGGAGATGTTACCGATGGTGTATTAAAACGTTTAGATGAAATTATTTATTTCAAACCAAAAGCGGTATTTATTCTTATTGGAATTAATGACCTGTTTAGCTTACATCACAATGAAGACAATCGTGCTTTAAAGTATGATAAAGTTGTTCCATCACCCGAGTATATTGGGGAAAATATATTGAAAATTGCAAAAAAAATTCATCGCAAATCGCCGGTTACAAAGATTTATGTGCGTACACTTTTACCTAGTAGAAGGGAATATATTAAAGAAGATATTCTTACGGTAAATAAAATAATAAAAAAAAATGAAGCTAAAGGTTGTTATGAGGTCATTGATCTATATTCACAATTTGTGGATGCACAAGGTGAATTGCCTGCTGAATTGACAAAAGACGGTATTCATTTAAATGACAAAGGATATGCGAAATGGATAAACTTCGAGAAACCAATAATTGAAAGGTTGTAA
- a CDS encoding adenine phosphoribosyltransferase, which translates to MKLENYIRDIQGFPKEGILFKDITPLLNDADATKECLKILAESLKGQKINKVVGAESRGFLFGMLLAQELNAGFVPVRKPNKLPYETISASYDLEYGTDTLEIHKDAIQKGDKVLIHDDVLATGGTAKAVCELVEKLGGEIVQLNFLMELTFLNGRDKLNGYDIFAAVTY; encoded by the coding sequence ATGAAGTTAGAAAATTACATCCGTGATATTCAGGGTTTTCCAAAAGAAGGAATTTTGTTTAAAGATATAACTCCACTGTTAAATGATGCTGATGCGACTAAGGAATGTCTTAAAATTTTGGCGGAATCCTTGAAAGGACAAAAAATAAATAAGGTTGTGGGAGCTGAAAGCAGAGGTTTTTTGTTTGGAATGTTATTGGCACAGGAATTAAATGCTGGTTTTGTACCCGTTAGAAAGCCAAATAAATTGCCGTATGAAACCATTTCGGCTTCTTACGATTTGGAATACGGAACGGATACTTTAGAAATCCATAAAGATGCCATTCAAAAAGGAGATAAAGTATTGATTCACGATGATGTGCTGGCTACAGGAGGAACGGCTAAGGCGGTTTGTGAATTGGTAGAAAAGCTAGGTGGTGAAATAGTACAGCTAAATTTCCTGATGGAATTGACTTTTCTAAATGGTCGAGACAAATTAAATGGTTACGATATTTTTGCTGCGGTTACTTATTAG